In Equus asinus isolate D_3611 breed Donkey chromosome 13, EquAss-T2T_v2, whole genome shotgun sequence, one DNA window encodes the following:
- the NGFR gene encoding tumor necrosis factor receptor superfamily member 16, which translates to MRAGAAGCAMDGPRLLLLLLLLGVCLLGGAKEVCPTDLYTHSGECCKACNLGEGVAQPCGANQTVCEPCLDSVTFSDVVSATEPCKPCTECVGLQSMSAPCVEADDAVCRCAYGYYQDETTGRCEACQVCEAGSGLVFSCQDKQNTVCEECPDGTYSDEANHVDPCLPCTVCEDTERQLRECTRWADAECEEIPSRWITRATPPEGSDSTAPSTQEPEGPPEKDLVASTVADVVTTVMGSSQPVVTRGTTDNLIPVYCSILAAVVVGLVAYIAFKRWNSCKQNKQGANSRPVNQTPPPEGEKLHSDSGISVDSQSLHDQQPHTQTAAGQALKGDGGLYSSLPLAKREEVEKLLNGSAGDTWRHLAGELGYQPEHIDSFTHEACPVRALLASWAAQDSATFDALLTALRRIQRADIVESLCSESTATSPV; encoded by the exons GTGTGCCTGCTGGGAGGTGCCAAGGAGGTGTGCCCCACAGACCTGTACACCCACAGCGGCGAGTGCTGCAAAGCCTGCAACCTGGGCGAGGGTGTGGCCCAGCCTTGCGGAGCCAACCAGACTGTGTGTGAACCCTGCCTGGACA GCGTGACGTTCTCGGACGTGGTGAGCGCCACAGAGCCATGTAAGCCGTGCACCGAGTGCGTGGGCCTGCAGAGCATGTCGGCGCCATGCGTGGAGGCCGACGACGCGGTGTGCCGCTGCGCCTATGGCTACTACCAGGACGAGACGACAGGCCGCTGCGAGGCGTGCCAGGTGTGCGAGGCGGGCTCGGGCCTCGTGTTCTCGTGCCAGGACAAGCAGAACACCGTGTGCGAGGAGTGCCCCGACGGCACGTACTCCGACGAGGCCAACCACGTGGACCCGTGCCTGCCCTGCACCGTGTGCGAGGACACCGAGCGCCAGCTGCGAGAGTGCACGCGCTGGGCCGACGCCGAGTGCGAGG AGATCCCCAGCCGTTGGATTACACGGGCCACGCCGCCGGAGGGCTCAGACAGCACTGCCCCCAGCACCCAGGAGCCCGAGGGACCTCCAGAGAAAGACCTTGTAGCCAGCACGGTGGCGGATGTGGTGACCACAGTGATGGGCAGCTCTCAGCCCGTGGTGACCCGAGGCACCACGGACAACCTCATCCCCGTCTATTGCTCCATCCTGGCCGCTGTGGTTGTGGGCCTTGTGGCCTACATCGCCTTCAAGAG GTGGAACAGCTGCAAGCAGAACAAGCAAGGAGCCAACAGCCGACCCGTGAACCAGACACCACCACCCGAGGGAGAAAAACTCCACAGCGACAGCGGCATCTCTGTGGACAGCCAGAGCCTGCATGACCAGCAGCCTCACACACAGACAGCCGCAGGCCAGG CCCTCAAGGGAGATGGAGGCCTCTACAGCAGCCTGCCACTGGCCAAGAGGGAAGAGGTGGAGAAGCTACTCAATGGCTCCGCAGGGGACACCTGGCGGCACCTGGCGGGTGAGCTGGGCTACCAGCCCGAGCACATAGACTCCTTCACCCACGAGGCCTGCCCCGTCCGCGCCCTGCTTGCCAGCTGGGCCGCCCAGGACAGTGCGACATTCGATGCCCTTCTGACCGCCCTGCGCCGCATCCAGCGAGCCGACATTGTCGAGAGCCTGTGCAGCGAGTCCACCGCCACATCCCCGGTGTGA